The genomic segment AGAAATCATTTTTTTTACCCAAGTTGACACATTGCTACCGAAATTTCTTATTTTATGTTCTTCACAATCCTTGTCTAAGACTATAGCATCATTTAATTCATTTATATCTTTAGTACTTACACCATTTTCTCTAAGCAATGACTTCAAAGATTCTAAATCTTTTTTACTAACAACGTTGTTTATATTTTGCGAATTAGAATTACCTACAACTATTGTAGTATTATCGCCAAATACTGCGTTATTAAATAGCTCGGACACACCAACCTCCTTTGACCTTGTTTTCATAGATTGAGAATCTAACTCTTCCGTAAAATTTTCAGAAACATCAAGCATAAACCCAAGCAGCCTCGAGGTCACCTCAGTTATAATTTGAGTCATTGCACCAGCTGAATAACACCCCCAAGCTGATTCCACATAGAATTTGTCAGCCAGCCCGTTAGCTATATAACTATACATTTCAGGGGCTATTGTCATTTTAATATCACTTCCCCTAGAATACTCCTCTACAACAGCAATACTTTTTGTCATGTATGCTGTTTCAATTTTATCTCTGAGGTCATCTTCTAAATGCAAAGTTGGAAGAATATGATTTGTGGCTCGACAAAAACCATTACTGATATTGCCTTGTACTGTTAATCGCAGAATTCTATATTCAGGTAGCAAATCTTTGTTTGGATATCCTTGAAGCTCCCCGTTTACCCATTCAAGTAATTTTTTCTCTCCAAGTTTATGAAGCAACACTTTTGTTTTTAGCAAAGCCCCTGACAAATTAGACTCACCTGAGCTAAGCAATTCAATTATATCTTCAATTATTTTCATATTTTTATGTATGACGATTAGATAATTGTATTATTGAGTGACAAGAAATTATTTTTCCTCTTTTATATGTTTTGCGATAAATCAATTTACAGAAAATGTCCATCTACACCTACCAACAGCCTCTCTACCCCAACTATTTAAAACCTAAAAAATACTAGCACCACCATTACTCCATCGCAAGGATATTGACAAGAGGGGGTTAGTAGCACAGGGAGAGGTGGAAGCAGAGAAAGTGCGCGATTCACAAAAAAAAGGTTCGGGAGGCAATGAGGGCGAAAATATGGGAGGAAAACTTGACTCAAAAAGGGGCTGGTCTAAATTTTATCTCTACATTTCAAATGTTTGTCCAGACAAACAGTATTTAGCAACGACACAATGAGCAGATAGTCACTACTGAATGGCTCTGTTAGCAATGAACAGGCCTTACTTTTTCTAAAATTTTACTGTTGCCTATTTTTCATTTTCCCTGTCATATCGATTGTTCTGTAGATAAGGATTTTTATGTAATTTTATTTTGAAAGGAAGAGACAATGGTGAATATGCTCAGGTGCTCTATTATTTTATACATCATACTCCTCCTCTCTCAATGCCTTCTCCTACTCTTAGTTGAAAGCGACGGGCTCAAACTCCTCGTCCTAGCAAACTGCATCCTCACCCTCCTGCTGAGCGGCGTACCTTACCTCCATCATCGGCAGAGAGAGTTGGCCGACAGGGACCATGAGGCAAGCCCGGCGAAGAGGGAGATCTCTTGGCCAGTATTTCAAAAAATAGTTGAAGATATGCCCATCATGTTTGATGCTGTGGATGAAAACGGGGTGGTCCTCTTCTGGAATCGGGAATGCGAGAAGGTTACCGGATACAGCAGTGAAGAAATTGTCGGCAACCCCCATGCCCTGGAGCTCTTCTACCCAGATCGGCTTCAGCGCGCCAGAAACCTTGCAGAGTTCCTTCAGTTCAACGGCAGCTACCGTGACTG from the Desulfotalea psychrophila LSv54 genome contains:
- a CDS encoding AbiTii domain-containing protein; protein product: MKIIEDIIELLSSGESNLSGALLKTKVLLHKLGEKKLLEWVNGELQGYPNKDLLPEYRILRLTVQGNISNGFCRATNHILPTLHLEDDLRDKIETAYMTKSIAVVEEYSRGSDIKMTIAPEMYSYIANGLADKFYVESAWGCYSAGAMTQIITEVTSRLLGFMLDVSENFTEELDSQSMKTRSKEVGVSELFNNAVFGDNTTIVVGNSNSQNINNVVSKKDLESLKSLLRENGVSTKDINELNDAIVLDKDCEEHKIRNFGSNVSTWVKKMISKTGTTAWDINVGVAGSLLASSISKFYGFLK